One genomic segment of Schistosoma haematobium chromosome 6, whole genome shotgun sequence includes these proteins:
- a CDS encoding Gamma-aminobutyric acid receptor-associated protein-like 2 (EggNog:ENOG410VHEP~COG:Z), translated as MLQRMKEVVGQRTFDDSLFKQHFLSKLPQQVQAVLVSLRNNALDELAASADRILEITKSTTEVFSVKERPQTTQHDITELCHTLTRYLHFRNDRKRSHTPRRSTSRKRSVSRPRETDNPTGAGIIPSMGSLPEIAENIAIFSTLIPPTRKTTQETSEQARVNEQRQQDSSKIKAKYPNRVPVVVERHRHSQIPDIDKHKFLVPDDVTVAQFMWIIRKRIDISSEKALFLFVEKNMPQTSATIGQLYHNFHDDDGFLYISYSGENSFGSGS; from the exons atgttgcaacggatgaaaGAGGTTGTCGGCCAACGAACTTTCGATGATAGCCTATTTAAACAACATTTCTTGTcgaaacttcctcaacaggtgcaagctgtgctTGTCTCGTTACgcaacaacgccttagacgagctagctgcatctgctgaccgcattttagaaatcacaaaatctactaccgaggttttttcagtcaagGAAAGGCCTCAAACGACCCAgcatgacataaccgagttatgtcatacacttacacgttatcttcattttcgtaacgaccgtaagcgatcacacaccccacgtagaagcacttcacgtaagcgatctgtctctagaccacgagagacggataacccgactggtgctggtatcataccCAGTATGGGAAGTCTTCCAGAAATCGCAGAAAACATTGCAATTTTCTCAACTCTAATTCCACCGACACGGAAAACAACTCAAGAAACTTCCGAGCAGGCACGCGTGAACG AGCAAAGACAACAGGACTCCTCAAAGATAAAGGCCAAGTACCCTAATAGAGTTCCG GTCGTCGTGGAACGTCATCGTCATTCACAAATACCCGATATTGACAAACATAAGTTTCTTGTTCCGGACGATGTTACAGTTGCTCAGTTTATGTGGATCATTCGAAAACGTATTGATATCTCATCAGAAAAAGCCCTCTTTCTTTTTGTTGAGAAGAATATGCCGCAAACAAG tGCCACAATAGGTCAACTGTATCATAACTTTCACGATGATGATGGTTTTCTATACATAAGCTACAGTGGGGAGAATTCTTTCGGCTCCGGTTCATAG
- a CDS encoding Gamma-aminobutyric acid receptor-associated protein-like 2, variant 2 (EggNog:ENOG410VHEP~COG:Z) translates to MNFKFKETHTFEQRQQDSSKIKAKYPNRVPVVVERHRHSQIPDIDKHKFLVPDDVTVAQFMWIIRKRIDISSEKALFLFVEKNMPQTSATIGQLYHNFHDDDGFLYISYSGENSFGSGS, encoded by the exons ATGAATTTCAAGTTCAAAGAGACCCATACCTTTG AGCAAAGACAACAGGACTCCTCAAAGATAAAGGCCAAGTACCCTAATAGAGTTCCG GTCGTCGTGGAACGTCATCGTCATTCACAAATACCCGATATTGACAAACATAAGTTTCTTGTTCCGGACGATGTTACAGTTGCTCAGTTTATGTGGATCATTCGAAAACGTATTGATATCTCATCAGAAAAAGCCCTCTTTCTTTTTGTTGAGAAGAATATGCCGCAAACAAG tGCCACAATAGGTCAACTGTATCATAACTTTCACGATGATGATGGTTTTCTATACATAAGCTACAGTGGGGAGAATTCTTTCGGCTCCGGTTCATAG